One genomic segment of Rhizobium viscosum includes these proteins:
- a CDS encoding antibiotic biosynthesis monooxygenase family protein: protein MIAVIFEVIPYVGERHRYLDLAGELRSELEKIDGFISIERFESLTMRGKILSLSFFQDEEALREWRNLEAHRAAQKAGRNGIFADYRLRIGHIVRDYGMVERTEAPEDSRQVHILSAAE, encoded by the coding sequence ATGATCGCCGTTATCTTCGAGGTTATCCCCTATGTTGGCGAGCGCCATCGATATCTGGACCTTGCCGGCGAACTCAGATCCGAGCTCGAAAAGATTGATGGCTTCATTTCTATCGAGCGTTTCGAGAGCCTGACGATGCGCGGCAAAATCCTCTCGCTTTCCTTCTTCCAGGATGAAGAGGCGCTGCGCGAGTGGCGCAACCTCGAAGCCCATCGGGCGGCCCAGAAGGCTGGCCGCAACGGCATTTTTGCCGATTATCGCCTGCGCATCGGCCATATCGTCAGGGACTACGGCATGGTCGAGCGCACTGAGGCGCCTGAGGATAGCAGGCAGGTCCACATACTCTC
- a CDS encoding ArsR/SmtB family transcription factor, translating to MKEGPDIAQIGALIGDPARANMLAALTGGRALTATELAAAGGITLQTASTHLSKLETGGLLAQRKQGRHRYFTLADEAVARLIESMMGLAASRGHLRHQPGPKDPALRKARICYDHLAGDFGVRMLDSLVASGSIDAIGDGLAVTARGESDLQCIGIDVGSLKSSRRPLCRSCLDWSERRAHLAGSLGKALLANLMEKGWARRMPESRSVVFSPEGERQFLKLFPLEG from the coding sequence ATGAAGGAAGGACCCGACATAGCGCAGATCGGCGCACTCATCGGCGATCCAGCGCGCGCTAATATGCTGGCGGCGCTGACCGGCGGTCGTGCGCTGACCGCGACCGAACTTGCGGCAGCCGGCGGCATCACGCTGCAGACTGCCAGCACTCATCTTTCGAAGCTCGAAACCGGCGGGCTGCTGGCTCAGCGTAAACAGGGGCGGCACCGCTATTTCACGCTGGCCGATGAGGCCGTGGCCCGGCTGATCGAAAGCATGATGGGCCTTGCAGCAAGCCGAGGGCATCTGCGCCACCAGCCCGGCCCTAAGGATCCGGCGCTGCGCAAGGCGCGCATCTGCTACGACCATCTCGCTGGTGATTTTGGCGTGCGCATGCTGGACAGCCTGGTTGCATCCGGATCGATCGATGCCATCGGCGACGGGCTTGCCGTGACGGCCAGGGGCGAGAGCGATCTGCAATGCATCGGCATCGACGTCGGCAGCCTCAAATCCTCGCGCCGGCCGCTCTGCCGCTCCTGCCTCGACTGGAGTGAACGCCGTGCCCATCTTGCCGGCAGCCTCGGCAAGGCGCTGCTTGCGAATTTGATGGAAAAGGGCTGGGCGCGGCGGATGCCGGAAAGTCGATCGGTGGTCTTTTCGCCGGAAGGCGAGCGGCAGTTTCTCAAGCTTTTTCCGCTGGAAGGCTAA
- a CDS encoding NIPSNAP family protein: MITCFIRYEIDPFRKDAFAEYARNWGQAIPRNGADLIGYYGPHEGSATTAYGVYNIESLAAYEAYRARLAADPLGRENYEFARRERFIVKEDRIFLKNVSAPHAKLVLP; this comes from the coding sequence ATGATCACCTGCTTCATCCGCTACGAGATCGACCCCTTCCGCAAGGATGCTTTTGCCGAATATGCCCGCAACTGGGGACAGGCGATCCCGAGAAACGGCGCCGACCTGATCGGCTATTACGGCCCGCATGAGGGCTCGGCAACAACGGCTTACGGTGTCTACAATATCGAAAGCCTCGCGGCCTACGAGGCCTATCGCGCCAGGCTTGCTGCCGATCCGCTCGGCCGGGAGAATTACGAATTTGCCCGCCGCGAGCGCTTCATCGTGAAAGAGGACCGCATCTTTCTGAAGAACGTCTCGGCCCCTCATGCGAAGCTCGTGCTGCCATGA